The proteins below come from a single bacterium genomic window:
- a CDS encoding 2-oxoacid:acceptor oxidoreductase subunit alpha, producing the protein MDKELTIKIGGEAGQGLVTIGSVLSNLFSRGGWYVFSSQDYESRIRGGHNIFQMRIADDPIWAMSDRVDVLIALDRETLYLHLPELHDNSVVIYDGEKIQAPPSGKVKLMSVPMDRIARESGGPILANTVALAATVGLLGYEIKYLEDYLRLTFGKKGEQIIRENTQAARRGHEEALRICREKREVCPFQVRPLDAPTKMLVSGNEGVALGALAAGCKFYSGYPMTPSTGILTYMASKADQFGVVVEQAEDEIAAINMVIGASFAGARAMTATSGGGFDLMTEGFSLAGMTETPIVVVLGQRPGPATGLPTRTEQAELQYAIHASHGEFPRMVLAPGTPEQAFYLTAHAFNQAEKYQIPVIILTDQYLADSYFSLDRPLDPDKITIDRCLLSEEELGRMKEEYRRYALSETGISPRTIPGQSRHLVMADSDEHDEYGHIIEDRETRSRQAAKRMKKEQMMEQDILPPNIYGHLKAKNIIICWGSTWGIVHETMKKLHDEGEDVAMLHFTQIWPFPSRQVKDLLRDRDELICIENNATGQLASIIREKTGMAMDEKILQADGRPFSVQYLFETVQEVIR; encoded by the coding sequence ATGGACAAGGAGTTAACGATCAAGATTGGAGGGGAGGCGGGACAGGGGCTGGTCACCATAGGCAGTGTTTTGTCCAATCTCTTCAGCCGGGGGGGATGGTATGTTTTTTCCAGCCAGGATTATGAGTCCCGGATCCGGGGTGGCCACAATATCTTTCAGATGCGGATTGCCGACGATCCCATCTGGGCCATGTCCGACCGGGTGGATGTCCTGATAGCCCTGGACAGGGAAACCCTGTACCTTCATCTTCCCGAACTGCACGACAACAGTGTGGTGATCTATGATGGAGAAAAGATTCAGGCCCCGCCATCGGGAAAAGTGAAGCTCATGAGTGTACCCATGGACCGGATAGCCAGAGAAAGCGGCGGGCCGATTCTGGCCAATACCGTGGCTCTGGCCGCAACCGTGGGGCTGCTCGGCTACGAGATAAAATACCTGGAAGATTACCTGCGGCTGACCTTTGGGAAAAAAGGGGAGCAGATAATCCGGGAAAACACTCAGGCTGCCCGCAGGGGCCATGAAGAGGCACTGCGGATCTGCCGTGAAAAAAGGGAAGTCTGCCCCTTTCAGGTCCGGCCCCTCGATGCTCCGACCAAGATGCTGGTCAGCGGAAATGAGGGAGTAGCTCTGGGGGCTCTGGCCGCCGGATGTAAATTTTATTCCGGGTATCCGATGACCCCATCTACCGGCATTCTTACCTATATGGCTTCCAAGGCCGATCAGTTTGGGGTGGTGGTAGAGCAGGCCGAGGATGAGATTGCGGCCATCAATATGGTCATTGGAGCAAGCTTTGCCGGGGCGCGGGCCATGACCGCCACTTCCGGCGGAGGGTTTGACCTGATGACCGAAGGGTTTTCCCTGGCCGGGATGACCGAAACGCCAATTGTGGTTGTCCTTGGTCAGCGCCCTGGTCCGGCTACCGGCCTTCCGACCAGGACCGAACAGGCGGAATTGCAATACGCCATCCATGCATCACATGGCGAGTTCCCCCGCATGGTGCTCGCTCCGGGAACTCCCGAGCAGGCTTTCTACCTCACGGCTCATGCCTTTAATCAGGCTGAAAAATATCAGATTCCGGTCATTATTCTGACCGATCAGTATCTGGCTGACTCCTATTTTTCTCTTGACAGGCCACTGGACCCGGACAAAATCACCATTGACCGCTGCCTGCTCTCGGAAGAGGAACTTGGCCGGATGAAGGAAGAGTACCGCAGATATGCATTGAGCGAGACCGGAATATCCCCCCGGACTATCCCGGGGCAAAGCCGTCACCTGGTCATGGCTGATTCGGATGAGCATGACGAGTATGGTCATATCATCGAGGACCGGGAAACCAGAAGCAGGCAGGCAGCCAAGAGGATGAAAAAGGAGCAGATGATGGAGCAGGATATTCTTCCTCCGAATATCTATGGTCACCTGAAAGCGAAAAACATCATTATCTGCTGGGGCTCGACGTGGGGAATCGTCCATGAGACCATGAAAAAACTGCATGACGAAGGGGAAGATGTGGCCATGCTGCATTTTACCCAGATCTGGCCTTTCCCCTCCCGGCAGGTCAAGGACCTGCTCAGAGACCGTGATGAATTGATTTGCATCGAAAATAACGCTACCGGGCAGTTGGCCAGCATCATCCGGGAAAAAACCGGCATGGCCATGGATGAAAAAATTCTGCAGGCTGACGGGCGGCCTTTCTCGGTTCAGTATCTTTTTGAGACTGTTCAGGAGGTGATACGGTAA